A region from the Drosophila takahashii strain IR98-3 E-12201 chromosome 2L, DtakHiC1v2, whole genome shotgun sequence genome encodes:
- the LOC108062017 gene encoding uncharacterized protein: protein MVASTKFSQVFLVVWAFCLAGILAVQPSRQEAEENMSQFMSVLRQEQLSAGSPRFNDVLGNARTIIEYQEYGFIGIRSIFQWMTSPNPRNDGVYNFLQFYTSESSGYIGLQNYDKSSKYTVLFSVWDASNATSGDNFECSTFGGEGIGYKCFNSTFPLISNAIYFLDVQIEGSTFRGYISEPQENLDSVTSNQVTRHLIGEITTPHAKLSNLIPFGYYNENYRDKDACREAFELVTVNQAPHQYTKHGHANTKFTEAYLYNSECEVENILVALTADKKSTIYFTRPTALDL, encoded by the coding sequence ATGGTTGCATCTACGAAATTTTCACAAGTTTTCCTAGTAGTTTGGGCTTTCTGCCTGGCCGGAATCCTGGCTGTACAGCCAAGTCGTCAGGAAGCGGAGGAGAATATGTCCCAGTTTATGAGTGTCCTTCGCCAGGAGCAGTTGAGTGCCGGTTCCCCGCGATTTAACGATGTTCTGGGCAACGCGAGGACCATTATTGAGTACCAGGAATACGGATTCATTGGGATTCGCAGTATTTTCCAGTGGATGACCAGTCCAAATCCCCGTAACGATGGCGTCTACAACTTCCTGCAGTTCTACACCTCCGAATCGAGTGGCTATATAGGACTGCAGAACTACGACAAGAGCTCTAAATATACGGTTCTGTTTTCCGTTTGGGATGCTTCGAATGCGACTTCAGGTGATAACTTCGAATGCAGTACTTTTGGAGGCGAGGGCATTGGCTACAAGTGCTTCAACAGCACTTTCCCGCTGATCAGCAATGCCATCTACTTCCTGGATGTCCAGATCGAGGGTTCCACCTTCAGGGGTTATATCTCGGAACCGCAGGAGAATCTGGACAGTGTTACCAGCAATCAGGTGACCCGTCATTTGATTGGCGAGATCACCACGCCGCATGCAAAGCTATCCAATCTGATACCCTTTGGTTATTACAATGAGAACTATCGCGATAAGGACGCCTGCCGCGAGGCCTTCGAACTGGTGACCGTCAATCAGGCCCCGCATCAATATACCAAACATGGCCATGCCAACACCAAGTTCACCGAGGCCTATCTGTATAACTCCGAGTGCGAggtggaaaatattttggtgGCCCTCACGGCGGACAAGAAGAGCACCATCTACTTCACCAGACCCACTGCTTTGGATCTATAa
- the UK114 gene encoding rutC family protein UK114, whose translation MSTVVRKLISTVNAAKPVAPYNQAVVADRTVYVSGCLGLDKDTMQLVPGGPTEQTEKALENLQAVLKAADSGVDKVVKNTVFLKDLNDFGAVNEVYKKVFNKDFPARSCFQVAKLPMDALVEIECIALTGSVETKTVQ comes from the exons ATGTCGACGGTTGTGAGGAAACTTATCAGCACAGTTAATGCTGCCAAGCCGGTGGCTCCCTACAA tcAGGCCGTGGTGGCCGATCGTACTGTTTATGTGTCCGGATGTCTGGGTCTCGATAAGGACACCATGCAGTTAGTTCCCGGCGGACCAACGGAGCAAACGGAAAAGGCCCTGGAAAATCTACAGGCTGTGCTTAAGGCAGCGGATTCCGGAGTGGACAAGGTGGTGAAGAACACCGTTTTCCTGAAGGATCTCAACGATTTCGGGGCCGTCAACGAGGTCTACAAGAAGG TGTTCAATAAGGATTTCCCGGCTCGCAGTTGTTTCCAGGTGGCCAAGCTACCGATGGACGCTCTAGTGGAGATCGAGTGCATCGCCTTGACGGGATCTGTCGAAACCAAGACCGTGCAATAG
- the Cul3 gene encoding cullin-3-A isoform X1, with translation MHGRDPRQQQPEPLNNLNANGRYHNHHRAVAGSNVVDTGATYRMARQTRNLNINVPTFVSSAQQQQQHRVPSQGLAAVHRRAYHLTAGAARVRAEIRTSMDNQPSTSASIRTPSPPPISVPPPVPAAPAAVKTPSNPTPSTSQAAAQVIVENIGARIKEIARKYPLWVPDYKRRAFNASMDEKYVETIWASLKNAIQEIQKKNNSGLSFEQLYRNAYNMVLHKHGNRLYYGLREVVSEHLEHKVRADVLEALHSNFLPKLNQAWTDHQTSMVMIRDILMYMDRVYVQQREVDNVYNLGLILFRDQVVRYSEIQKALREKLLGMVMEERHGEAINHLAIKNACSMLITLGINSRTVYEEDFEKPFLAQSAAFYKFESQNFLAENNAGVYIKKVEARITEESSRAALYLDKDTEPRIVRVVEEELIKKHMRPIVEMENSGVVYMIKNSKTEDLACTYKLFSRLKEEGLKVIADTMSAYLREQGRMLVKEEENGNTNPITFVQNLLDLKDRFDQFLVHSFANDRIFKNVISSDFEHFLNLNNKSPEYLSLFIDDKLKKGGKGMSEQEIESILDKTMVLFRFLLEKDVFERYYKTHLAKRLLLNKSVSDDFEKNMISKLKTECGCQFTSKLEGMFKDMSVSNTIMDEFKNYVNNNNLSLGGVELTVRILTTGFWPTQTATPNCNIPAAPREAFDIFKNFYLNKHSGRQLTLQPQMGTAYINAVFYGRKAAESEKDKDAPSSSSNGCAVPTTTRKHILQVSTYQMCVLLLFNNRDVLTYDDIHQETDIPERELVRALQSLSMGKPAQRLLVRNSKTKTKDIEPTDEFYVNDAFVSKFHRVKIQTVAAKGESEPERKETRGKVDEDRKHEIEAAIVRIMKARKRMAHNLLVSDVTSQLKSRFLPSPVFIKKRIEGLIEREYLQRSPEDRKVYNYLA, from the exons ATGCACGGCCGCGATCCCCGCCAGCAGCAGCCGGAGCCACTGAACAACCTCAACGCCAATGGCCGTTACCACAATCATCATCGCGCGGTGGCCGGCTCCAATGTGGTGGACACGGGTGCTACCTACCGGATGGCCAGGCAAACGCGCAACCTGAACATCAATGTGCCCACCTTCGTCTCCTCggcacaacagcagcagcagcatcgtgTTCCCTCGCAGGGATTGGCTGCTGTGCATCGGCGGGCTTACCACTTGACCGCCGGAGCTGCACGAGTGCGGGCGGAGATCAGAACTAGTATGGATAATCAGCCGTCTACGTCTGCATCTATCCGGACGCCATCGCCACCGCCCATTTCCGTGCCACCTCCAGTTCCCGCCGCTCCTGCTGCCGTTAAAACTCCATCTAATCCTACCCCTTCAACCTCGCAAGCCGCCGCTCAAGTGATCGTCGAGAATATAGGAGCGCGGATTAAGGAAATCGCACGAAAATATCCGCTCTGGGTGCCCGATTACAAGCGGAGGGCCTTCAAT GCCTCTATGGACGAGAAGTACGTGGAGACCATTTGGGCGAGCCTGAAGAATGCTATCCAGGAGATACAGAAGAAGAACAACTCGGGGCTGTCGTTCGAGCAGCTCTACCGGAATGCGTACAACATGGTGCTGCACAAGCATGGCAACCGGCTGTACTACGGGCTGCGGGAGGTCGTCTCGGAGCATCTGGAGCACAAGGTGCGGGCGGATGTGTTGGAGGCGCTGCACAGCAACTTTCTGCCCAAGCTAAATCAGGCCTGGACGGACCATCAGACCTCGATGGTGATGATACGCGACATACTCATGTACATGGACAGGGTCTATGTGCAGCAGCGTGAGGTGGACAATGTGTACAATCTGGGATTGATTTTGTTCAGAGATCAG GTGGTTCGCTATTCAGAGATCCAGAAGGCTCTGCGTGAGAAATTGCTGGGCATGGTGATGGAGGAGCGACATGGCGAGGCCATCAACCATCTGGCCATAAAGAACGCTTGCAGCATGCTAATCACACTTGGGATTAACTCGCGCACCGTCTACGAGGAGGACTTTGAGAAGCCTTTCCTTGCGCAGTCGGCGGCCTTTTACAAATTCGAGTCGCAGAACTTTCTTGCCGAGAACAACGCTGGCGTTTACATCAAGAAAGTGGAGGCGCGCATCACGGAGGAGTCCTCGCGGGCAGCGCTCTATTTGGACAAGGACACGGAGCCGCGCATTGTGCGCGTTGTGGAGGAGGAGCTGATCAAGAAGCACATGCGACCCATTGTCGAGATGGAGAACTCGGGCGTGGTGTACATGATCAAGAATTCAAAGACCGAGGACCTGGCCTGCACATACAAGCTATTCTCGCGCCTGAAGGAGGAGGGTTTGAAGGTGATAGCGGACACCATGTCGGCATATCTGCGCGAGCAGGGACGCATGTTGGTCAAGGAGGAGGAAAACGGCAACACGAATCCCATAACATTCGTGCAGAACTTGCTGGATCTCAAGGATCGCTTCGACCAGTTCCTGGTGCACTCGTTTGCGAACGATCGCATATTCAAGAACGTCATCTCGTCCGATTTTGAGCACTTCTTGAATCTGAACAACAAATCGCCGGAGTATCTATCGCTATTCATCGATGACAAACTCAAGAAGGGCGGCAAGGGA ATGAGCGAGCAGGAAATCGAGTCCATTTTGGATAAGACAATGGTGCTCTTCCGTTTTCTGTTGGAGAAAGATGTCTTTGAGCGCTATTACAAGACGCATTTAGCCAAGAGATTGCTGCTAAACAAATCAGTCTCTGATGATTTCGAGAAGAACATGATATCCAAACTAAAG ACTGAATGCGGCTGTCAATTCACCTCGAAGCTAGAGGGCATGTTTAAAGACATGTCGGTCTCCAATACGATCATGGATGAGTTCAAGAACTatgtaaataataacaatttatcCCTGGGCGGTGTGGAGTTAACGGTTCGCATACTAACCACTGGCTTCTGGCCCACACAG ACAGCAACTCCCAACTGCAATATACCCGCCGCACCTCGCGAAGCCTTTGACATTTTCAAGAACTTTTATCTAAATAAGCACTCAGGACGTCAGCTGACGTTACAGCCACAAATGG GAACTGCCTATATCAACGCTGTGTTTTATGGCCGCAAAGCAGCCGAAAGTGAAAAGGATAAGGATGCACCCAGCTCCAGTTCAAACGGATGTGCAGTGCCCACCACCACACGCAAGCACATTCTGCAAGTGTCCACCTACCAG ATGTGCGTGCTGCTGCTTTTCAACAACCGCGACGTGCTCACCTATGATGACATCCACCAGGAGACGGACATCCCAGAACGAGAGCTGGTCCGAGCTCTGCAATCGCTGTCCATGGGCAAACCCGCTCAGCGATTGCTAGTGCGCAATTCTAAGACGAAAACCAAGGACATTGAGCCCACGGATGAGTTTTATGTGAACGATGCCTTTGTCTCCAAGTTCCACAG GGTAAAGATCCAAACGGTGGCCGCCAAGGGCGAATCGGAGCCAGAGCGCAAGGAGACGCGCGGCAAGGTCGACGAGGATCGTAAGCATGAGATCGAGGCGGCCATTGTGCGCATCATGAAGGCGCGCAAGCGCATGGCT CATAACTTGCTAGTATCGGACGTGACGTCGCAGCTGAAGTCGCGTTTCTTGCCCTCGCCCGTTTTCATCAAGAAGCGCATCGAGGGCCTCATCGAGCGCGAGTATCTGCAACGATCGCCCGAGGATCGCAAAGTTTACAACTACTTGGCC
- the Cul3 gene encoding cullin-3-A isoform X2, with product MNLRGNPPKKEGKMRIRAFPASMDEKYVETIWASLKNAIQEIQKKNNSGLSFEQLYRNAYNMVLHKHGNRLYYGLREVVSEHLEHKVRADVLEALHSNFLPKLNQAWTDHQTSMVMIRDILMYMDRVYVQQREVDNVYNLGLILFRDQVVRYSEIQKALREKLLGMVMEERHGEAINHLAIKNACSMLITLGINSRTVYEEDFEKPFLAQSAAFYKFESQNFLAENNAGVYIKKVEARITEESSRAALYLDKDTEPRIVRVVEEELIKKHMRPIVEMENSGVVYMIKNSKTEDLACTYKLFSRLKEEGLKVIADTMSAYLREQGRMLVKEEENGNTNPITFVQNLLDLKDRFDQFLVHSFANDRIFKNVISSDFEHFLNLNNKSPEYLSLFIDDKLKKGGKGMSEQEIESILDKTMVLFRFLLEKDVFERYYKTHLAKRLLLNKSVSDDFEKNMISKLKTECGCQFTSKLEGMFKDMSVSNTIMDEFKNYVNNNNLSLGGVELTVRILTTGFWPTQTATPNCNIPAAPREAFDIFKNFYLNKHSGRQLTLQPQMGTAYINAVFYGRKAAESEKDKDAPSSSSNGCAVPTTTRKHILQVSTYQMCVLLLFNNRDVLTYDDIHQETDIPERELVRALQSLSMGKPAQRLLVRNSKTKTKDIEPTDEFYVNDAFVSKFHRVKIQTVAAKGESEPERKETRGKVDEDRKHEIEAAIVRIMKARKRMAHNLLVSDVTSQLKSRFLPSPVFIKKRIEGLIEREYLQRSPEDRKVYNYLA from the exons ATGAATCTACGGGGAAATCCTCCCAAGAAGGAGGGCAAAATGCGTATACGCGCTTTTCCG GCCTCTATGGACGAGAAGTACGTGGAGACCATTTGGGCGAGCCTGAAGAATGCTATCCAGGAGATACAGAAGAAGAACAACTCGGGGCTGTCGTTCGAGCAGCTCTACCGGAATGCGTACAACATGGTGCTGCACAAGCATGGCAACCGGCTGTACTACGGGCTGCGGGAGGTCGTCTCGGAGCATCTGGAGCACAAGGTGCGGGCGGATGTGTTGGAGGCGCTGCACAGCAACTTTCTGCCCAAGCTAAATCAGGCCTGGACGGACCATCAGACCTCGATGGTGATGATACGCGACATACTCATGTACATGGACAGGGTCTATGTGCAGCAGCGTGAGGTGGACAATGTGTACAATCTGGGATTGATTTTGTTCAGAGATCAG GTGGTTCGCTATTCAGAGATCCAGAAGGCTCTGCGTGAGAAATTGCTGGGCATGGTGATGGAGGAGCGACATGGCGAGGCCATCAACCATCTGGCCATAAAGAACGCTTGCAGCATGCTAATCACACTTGGGATTAACTCGCGCACCGTCTACGAGGAGGACTTTGAGAAGCCTTTCCTTGCGCAGTCGGCGGCCTTTTACAAATTCGAGTCGCAGAACTTTCTTGCCGAGAACAACGCTGGCGTTTACATCAAGAAAGTGGAGGCGCGCATCACGGAGGAGTCCTCGCGGGCAGCGCTCTATTTGGACAAGGACACGGAGCCGCGCATTGTGCGCGTTGTGGAGGAGGAGCTGATCAAGAAGCACATGCGACCCATTGTCGAGATGGAGAACTCGGGCGTGGTGTACATGATCAAGAATTCAAAGACCGAGGACCTGGCCTGCACATACAAGCTATTCTCGCGCCTGAAGGAGGAGGGTTTGAAGGTGATAGCGGACACCATGTCGGCATATCTGCGCGAGCAGGGACGCATGTTGGTCAAGGAGGAGGAAAACGGCAACACGAATCCCATAACATTCGTGCAGAACTTGCTGGATCTCAAGGATCGCTTCGACCAGTTCCTGGTGCACTCGTTTGCGAACGATCGCATATTCAAGAACGTCATCTCGTCCGATTTTGAGCACTTCTTGAATCTGAACAACAAATCGCCGGAGTATCTATCGCTATTCATCGATGACAAACTCAAGAAGGGCGGCAAGGGA ATGAGCGAGCAGGAAATCGAGTCCATTTTGGATAAGACAATGGTGCTCTTCCGTTTTCTGTTGGAGAAAGATGTCTTTGAGCGCTATTACAAGACGCATTTAGCCAAGAGATTGCTGCTAAACAAATCAGTCTCTGATGATTTCGAGAAGAACATGATATCCAAACTAAAG ACTGAATGCGGCTGTCAATTCACCTCGAAGCTAGAGGGCATGTTTAAAGACATGTCGGTCTCCAATACGATCATGGATGAGTTCAAGAACTatgtaaataataacaatttatcCCTGGGCGGTGTGGAGTTAACGGTTCGCATACTAACCACTGGCTTCTGGCCCACACAG ACAGCAACTCCCAACTGCAATATACCCGCCGCACCTCGCGAAGCCTTTGACATTTTCAAGAACTTTTATCTAAATAAGCACTCAGGACGTCAGCTGACGTTACAGCCACAAATGG GAACTGCCTATATCAACGCTGTGTTTTATGGCCGCAAAGCAGCCGAAAGTGAAAAGGATAAGGATGCACCCAGCTCCAGTTCAAACGGATGTGCAGTGCCCACCACCACACGCAAGCACATTCTGCAAGTGTCCACCTACCAG ATGTGCGTGCTGCTGCTTTTCAACAACCGCGACGTGCTCACCTATGATGACATCCACCAGGAGACGGACATCCCAGAACGAGAGCTGGTCCGAGCTCTGCAATCGCTGTCCATGGGCAAACCCGCTCAGCGATTGCTAGTGCGCAATTCTAAGACGAAAACCAAGGACATTGAGCCCACGGATGAGTTTTATGTGAACGATGCCTTTGTCTCCAAGTTCCACAG GGTAAAGATCCAAACGGTGGCCGCCAAGGGCGAATCGGAGCCAGAGCGCAAGGAGACGCGCGGCAAGGTCGACGAGGATCGTAAGCATGAGATCGAGGCGGCCATTGTGCGCATCATGAAGGCGCGCAAGCGCATGGCT CATAACTTGCTAGTATCGGACGTGACGTCGCAGCTGAAGTCGCGTTTCTTGCCCTCGCCCGTTTTCATCAAGAAGCGCATCGAGGGCCTCATCGAGCGCGAGTATCTGCAACGATCGCCCGAGGATCGCAAAGTTTACAACTACTTGGCC